CCGATCGTGCCCTGTCCGGCTACGACCGCCGGCTGGTCGTAGGGGTGCATCCACACCGCGCCCGTCTCGTCGCGGCGCTCCGATGCCACGGCCGAAGCTTCGTCGTAGAAGCCATCGACGACCCGCACGACCGCCCCGGTCGCACGCACCTTGTCGATCTTCGCGGCAGGTGAGCTCGAGGGCACGAAGATCTCGGCGTGATGTGCCAGCTCGCGGGCGGCGTGGCCCACCGCCAACCCGAAGTTGCCGCCGCTCGCCGCCACGACGCCCCCGGGGCCCACGCCCGCCGTGAGCATACGATTGAACGCCCCGCGCGGCTTGAACGAGCCGGTCACCTGCAACAGCTCGAGCTTCAGCGTGAGCGGCGCCCCGAGCCCGAACGTGCCGGCGGCCACGTCGATCACCGGGGTGCGCCGCACGTGCGGCGAGATGCGTTCTCGAGCGTCGGCGATCTCCCCCCGCGTCGGCCAGGCGGCCACGATCACGATCCGCGGGTCTCTCGGAACAGCTGCCGCAGAGTCGCTTCGTCGGCGGTCTCGATATCGAGATCCCGCTCGGCGGCGAGCGCGACGAAGCGCTCGTACCGTTCGGAGAACCTACGCACGGTGCGACGCAGGGCGCTCTCGGCGTCGACGCCCAGCTTCCGCGCGAGCGCGACCGTCGCGAAGAGCACGTCGCCGACCTCTTCTTCCGCTCCTGCGGGATCGGTCACCGCGGCGAGCTCGTCGACCTCCTCGCGCAGCGCCCCGACGGCCGAGTCCACCGAACGCCACTCGAACCCCCAGCCGGCCGCGCGACGTTGCGCCTTCGCCGCCCGCGCGAGCGAGGGAAGCGAGGCCGGGATGTCGTCGTCGACGGCCCCGCGTTCGCCGCCCTCCGCGGCCTTGAGCTTCTCCCAGTTCACGAGCACTTCGTCGGCGCCGGTCACCTCGACCTCGCCGAAGACATGTGGGTGGCGGTACACGAGCTTCTCGACGAGGCCCTGCGCGACGTCGTCGACGTCCCATCGGCCCTCGTCGGCGGCCATCTGCGCATGGAACACCACCTGGAGCAGCACGTCGCCGAGCTCGTCGCGC
The Actinomycetota bacterium DNA segment above includes these coding regions:
- a CDS encoding threonine/serine dehydratase, whose product is MAAWPTRGEIADARERISPHVRRTPVIDVAAGTFGLGAPLTLKLELLQVTGSFKPRGAFNRMLTAGVGPGGVVAASGGNFGLAVGHAARELAHHAEIFVPSSSPAAKIDKVRATGAVVRVVDGFYDEASAVASERRDETGAVWMHPYDQPAVVAGQGTIGSELSEQAADAGTVLVAVGGGGLIAGLASWYAGTDVRVVGVEPATSRSLQAAIEAGRPVDVPVSGRAADSLGTRRTGDIAFALADAGHVDHVVLVDDGAILEAQRAIWRDLRMFAEPGGAAALAAVMCGAFVPAAGERLVVLVCGANGDHTDVIGSGPD
- the mazG gene encoding nucleoside triphosphate pyrophosphohydrolase, with the protein product MTETPSRSGDLLAHVPEGPVPSSQQGRRLLDLVRVMARLRGPGGCPWDAEQTHQTLARHLLEETHELLEAIDAGDDDAMRDELGDVLLQVVFHAQMAADEGRWDVDDVAQGLVEKLVYRHPHVFGEVEVTGADEVLVNWEKLKAAEGGERGAVDDDIPASLPSLARAAKAQRRAAGWGFEWRSVDSAVGALREEVDELAAVTDPAGAEEEVGDVLFATVALARKLGVDAESALRRTVRRFSERYERFVALAAERDLDIETADEATLRQLFRETRGS